In Dehalococcoidia bacterium, a genomic segment contains:
- a CDS encoding GyrI-like domain-containing protein produces the protein MEKIDLKKDLKLLYQPSAKEVVEVEVPTMNFLMVDGMGDPNTSKAYQEAIEVLYQLSYTLKFMMKKGPSAIDYGVMPLESLWWADDMKAFVFGNKDQWKWTAMIMQPGIITRQLVDAAIAEVKKKKNPAALPLVRFESLSEGRAAQIMYTGPFSEEGPTIEKIHKFIESRGLKPVGKHHEIYLSDMRRVEPAKWKTVIRQPMG, from the coding sequence ATGGAGAAAATTGATCTAAAAAAGGACCTCAAGCTTCTCTACCAGCCTTCTGCCAAAGAGGTGGTCGAGGTGGAAGTCCCGACCATGAACTTCCTGATGGTCGACGGCATGGGCGATCCGAATACATCCAAAGCTTATCAAGAGGCGATCGAAGTCCTCTATCAGCTTTCCTACACGCTCAAGTTCATGATGAAAAAGGGGCCCTCGGCGATCGACTACGGTGTTATGCCGCTCGAAAGTCTTTGGTGGGCTGATGATATGAAGGCATTTGTTTTCGGCAACAAGGACCAGTGGAAATGGACGGCGATGATTATGCAGCCTGGCATAATAACCAGACAGTTGGTTGATGCTGCCATCGCTGAGGTGAAGAAAAAGAAAAACCCGGCGGCTCTGCCGCTTGTCCGATTTGAATCCCTCTCCGAAGGACGCGCTGCACAGATCATGTATACCGGGCCGTTCTCTGAGGAGGGTCCGACTATCGAGAAGATACACAAGTTCATCGAGAGCCGGGGGCTGAAGCCGGTCGGAAAGCATCATGAGATTTATCTCAGCGATATGCGCCGGGTGGAACCGGCTAAGTGGAAAACTGTGATCAGGCAGCCGATGGGTTAA